The sequence ACGGGCTCTGGCAGCTCTCTGAAGAACTGCTTGACCAGTGCAGCCACATCGCAGGGAAGCGCGGTAGACAGACACTCCTCACCCGAATCCACTTTGGTCTGGGAACATATAACAAAACCCTGGTGTCTGAAAGCCCTTTCGAGGGGTCAAGGTCACACAGTGAGAGTGCAAAGTCACTAATCACTCACCCGTAAGGCTTTCAGGCGAACAACAGAGCCCGATTTTCTGAACAGGCCCTCAGTGTCGGCATGCGCCTCCAACTTCATGCATGCATCCACCAGAAAGCTAGGAGAGTGAAGATGCACTGTGCATGAATGCAACTGTAGCATTTAACTTGACAAGTTGCCAGTATTAATGACATCATACAAAACTAAACAATTCGGTTCAGCCTGGGTTCAGAATTTCCAATACACTTGACCTACAATGATGTACGTAGTTAGCAGCCCTTCCAGCATGCGAGCCAACAATAAAAGTACAGCTaagaatttttttattgttactgACAGTCCATAGTCATTGCCGTGTCAGGTGTGAGCTAGCATGTACAAAGTATTTGTGTTGCTTTGTCTCCCTCTGCTGGCAGTTTGTATGTGTTCATATGTCACATATTTTAATTTCTGATCTATGTTTATCATTACAGACTTATATTCTTTGGCATCACCGGGACGCTCCTGTGTTGTGATCACTAAAACACTTTACAAAGCCAAAGAAAAGTAAAACACTCCTGCACAGGTAATCTTTAATATGTTCACCAAGTTGAAATCTCAGAAATCATCATCTGTTTGACTCATAAGGAAGTTTTTAACTTCAAAATGTACTTCTTTTGTGGCATACAACTTTGGAGATTCCACTGTACGTGTGAATGAGGAAAGGAACTTACCGTGGCACACGCCCACGTGTCATGTCATAATATGGTAAGATCTCCAGTGGTACTCCAAAGACCTTCGTCTGGtttcaacaaaaagaaaatagatCAGAATCAGACAAGACCTGAAATATTATCCACGGCattgcatttattattataatcatcatcatcatcaattatGATCTTTATTAATGAGGTTACATTCTGGTAAGATGTGGTTCTAATGTATTTTGGGAGATTTTGATTTTATCTTCATCTTCTTGTCCAGGTGCCCAACAATGAACAATGCAGACTTTCCACATGTTTCTTTGTAGCTCACCCAAATGCGGAAGTAAATCGCCATTTGAAACAGCTTCAAGTCTTGTGATCACAAATCGTGTGACTCCTATTACCCAATTTAAAATGAACGAAGCTTGGCTTAGAATCTCTCCACGATTTTTATTATACTGTTGTATTCTGCTTAAATGTATTGCCTGAACACATACCATTGCAGGACGGTTTATTTACGAGAAATCATGAACATGTATTTAATTTGACAGTTACACTAGCATGTAGCTGCACATGGGCTTACAGGACAAGGTTTGAGAAGCATTAGACAAAAATCAATCACAAATTAGAATGTAAACATCATCTTTGATAACTCACAGAGTTTGTGGTTGTTGACTTCGAACTggctgctttgtttttgttccagTTCTTTGTCTTGATTCCGTACGCTGTGCGGAGATGTTGCACAGCCACTAGCCGAACTACATTTCTCCCCACGTTCATCATTTCAGCTTCCTATCCTGCTAAACTACACGCTAAAAACAATGTTCACCTTAATCCAACAAAAGCGGGGATACTCCTTTGCGCGCTTGTCTTTTCACGCAAACCGTCGCTTAGTCATTATTACTTGTACttaagtaacaaaaaaaaacacacgaagGACATCAATAGAAAATAATACTGACACGATTCCTTATACccaaaaaatcatttttttttaacaagtcgACGGACTTAACGTGAAAAGACTCGGTGGTTGgcgcaatcaaaaaaaaaacttcaatatTATTATCCCAAACCTAATCCAGACCTCCGCAGCAgcgacaactttgcattgtacCTATTTCTTTAACTAGCTTGCCGATTAGTCATAATCATTGCTTCCATTATTTTCTCAATTTCGGTGGAAATAAAACAGCGTCCCGACTGTTTCTGCAGTGTATTCAAACTCCAGCGCTGTCTTCTTTCTGAGCTCTGATTGGCTGGAAAAGGTTTGAATGCCATTTAAAGGGTGCGCTTGATCATATGTCAAGGGCAGCCTACCTGGGTGGAACGATATTTTTAGCACCCCTTCACCGACGGTGGTCCTCAAGTTCATTTCACAGTAACTTTATTGTGACGTCAAAAACAATGTTACATTTAATAGTACTGTCATTGATACCAACTTAGCACTTTTGACagcactatttttattttatgcaatgTAATATGTTCACTTGCGTTGCTTCCATTGTCCAGTTGGTGGCGGCATTGCATTCTTAGGCTAGTGTGTCAACCAATTATAAAACGAAAGGAAGACGCGAAATAAGGTCATACTTCCGGGTTGACGTTATTTACTTTGGTTGTTGTTTCATGGTCCCTGTCAATTCAAAACTTAATGATTATTTTGGTATCATTTCATACAAATCATTTGTTTTTCCTCTACATAAAGTAATGCAGTATGGCAACAACCGCGGCTGTCGTCAGTCGACGTATCCTCGCGGCGTTCAGGACACATACTTGGAGAAATAAGGAAATAACAGGCGGCCGATGGGTGTCTACGGTTAGCCTGACAACCGATCACGGAGGAGCTAGTGACAAAACACAACTGGATCTCGGGGCTCCGACGTGGGACAGGAAAAGGGGAGACGATCGCAGCCACTCCTGCCTGCTTAAGTCGTTGTCCTTGGGCTTGGGACTGTGCGCTTCTGTCGCGCTTCTGGACGGTCGAGAGGAAGGTGGACCTGTATCTGAGCCCAAATCACGCGGGGTACTTGAACGCATCCTGCTGTCAGCTGATTGCGCTTCTCCTTTTAAACCTGATACTCCTCGGTATAAATACAACTTTATAGCAGATGTCGTGGAAAAGTCCACTCCGGCTGTTGTCTACATTGAAATTGTGGGAAGGTGAGTTGGCTAAACGGGTAAACAAAGTGTTACTACTAaagtatttccttttttttaatagacaCCCATTTTCTGGGAGGGAAGTGGCAGTGTCCAATGGGTCTGGGTTTATTATCAGCAGTGATGGTCTTATCGTGACCAATGCTCACGTGGTGGCCAACAAGCGTGGGGTCCGCGTCAAGCTCACTAATGGAGATACGTACCATGCCACCGTGCAAAATGTCGATCCGGCGGCGGACATCGCCACCATCCGAATCTCTGCAAAGGTGAGGAGAAAGATGCCTCCTATACATAATTGGCCATTCAACGCTTGTAATATTTATTAACGGAGGATGACCACTTTGTACACCATTGGGTCTTTTTGCACATTGTGTTTCTTCGGTTCGCCACAAGGGGGCGCTTTGGAGCtttaaatgttgttgttttaaatgtaCCTGTCAAAACAATAGGTTTCATCACTTTGTTTGCCTTTACGCAATAATTTTAACTCAAGCAACCAAGATGTAATTTTCAGCTTTAGTCTCAACTTCCTAACTTTACTTGTTTGAGAGTTTTATGTTCAGAGCAGCATAGGCTTAATCTGACCCCTTGTCCTGACCCGCAGAATCCTCTACCCACACTCCCGCTGGGCCGTTCATGTGATGTCCGTCAAGGAGAGTTTGTGGTGGCCATGGGAAGCCCGTTTGCATTACGGAACACAATCACATCAGGGATCATCAGCTCAGTTCAGCGGGCCAGTAAGGAGCTTGGCCTGTCCAACTCCAACATGGACTACATCCAGACCGATGCCGCAATCGATGTTAGTGCACAAGCTATGATGACTTTGGTTTACTGTATTAGCGTTTTACTACCCATGTTTGTTTTGCAGTTTGGCAATTCCGGAGGTCCTCTCATCAACCTGGTGAGAGCCAGATGAAATGATTTTTCCAGCATGATTGTCACCTGTATAGTTCACTTACATTTAAATCTGCCCAGGATGGTGAGGTCATCGGGATAAACACCATGAAAGTCACTCCAGGCATCTCCTTCGCGATACCATCTGACCGCTTGAGACATTTTCTTGATCAAGCTGCCAAGCAAAGTAGTatacttgtttttcttttctcatgcCTCCTGTGTTGAAAGTGAAACTGTAACACTCACACACCCTGCTGTTCTCATATTAATTGTAGGCTCCTGGTTTGGCGAGTCTGAGACAAAGCGGCGGTACATTGGTGTCATGATGCTCACACTAACGCCAAGGTACGGTTTTTAAGTGCAAATAGAAGGAAGAGGAAATACAATCCATTTCAACTGTCACCTGAAATCAGTTTTTGTTGTTCTGTCCCGGTGCCTTAGCATCATTGCCGAGCTGAAGCTTAGAGATCCATCTTTTCCAGATGTGACTCATGGAATTCTGATCCACAGAGTGATCATAGGCTCCCCAGCACACAGGTGAGGAATATCATGGGGCGAATATTGGAATTGATCATTGTGGGGGGAAGAAAATTTTACTCCTCATTCACACTATCGTCTTTGTCAGATCTGGCCTGCTGCCTGGAGATGTTGTACTGGAGATCAACCGAGTGAAGGTGAAAACTTCAGAGGAGATCTACACGGCCGTGCGTAATAGTGGAAAGATCACCATGGTGGTACAGAGGGGAGAAGAGCAGCTTCAACTTGAAATGACTCCTGAATATACAGAGTGACAAACATCTGCTCACAATCCAACCTGCCAAGCAACTTAATCATGTACATGAGTGCTACTGTGAAACCTGTTTGTCACCATAGCTGCCTGGAATTAAAGGGGACACATCATGGAAAGTGTCTTTTATAATTACCACTATTTTATATTTCTATCTGTGGACTGCTCTACCACGCAACAATTTTGAAATGTGGAGAATTTGCATAAATGTCTCCTTCAAACAGTTTCTTGTCTCAGTATTTGATATACAACCTTGTTGTAAAAGTTTTCTTCATCTCTTCCTATACAATTGCCTgtattcattttcatttgacgCCTGCTTAAAGTAATAATGACACGGCCAACAGTAATTTTCATTTGACGCCTGCTTAAAGTAATAATGACACGGCTAACAGTAATTTATAAGACAGCCCATTTAATGTTAGACAGTAACAAGAAGCATGGTATGATTGATCACTTGATGagttagaccagtgcttctcaaatagtggggcgcgccccccttggggggcgcggtgctattcctgggggggcgcgtgtgaccctggggaacaggctttttttttggcagtactagaataaagtgtaattgcgcgtttactacagcagggggcagtggcgctctcattgttacttctgtcacgtttgcgacagtgcaacattttacgacttacaagacaagttaggatagtcacggtggggagggggggcgcgaatagttttcttcttgctgggggggggcgtaacagaaaataattgagaagcactgggttaaataaaggttaacctaaaaaaaaaaaaaaaaaaaagtgaaccctgaactttgaacccgcggtgaccccgcggtgaccccgtggtgaccccgtggtgacccctgggtgacctttgaaccctgaactttcaactctagttaaaaatcgaaaatgtgcacatgaccccgtgaactttgaaccgacctttgacccctgggtgaactttgaaccgtaaactttgacctttgacccctagctaattacgttttttttttgttttttttaaaccggcatagcagaacgatccatggtcttcagatgccgcgctgtcgccatctcctggtcagttagtgaaatgcttttgctgatgtttttttttctctcaattaaaacaaatcaattagccagttggttttctttatttaatatctattatcagacaaaaccaaattgtgaatcagtcacctaggctatagcagaacaaacaatccatggtcttc is a genomic window of Syngnathus typhle isolate RoL2023-S1 ecotype Sweden linkage group LG16, RoL_Styp_1.0, whole genome shotgun sequence containing:
- the LOC133168883 gene encoding serine protease HTRA2, mitochondrial-like isoform X2, encoding MATTAAVVSRRILAAFRTHTWRNKEITGGRWVSTVSLTTDHGGASDKTQLDLGAPTWDRKRGDDRSHSCLLKSLSLGLGLCASVALLDGREEGGPVSEPKSRGVLERILLSADCASPFKPDTPRYKYNFIADVVEKSTPAVVYIEIVGRHPFSGREVAVSNGSGFIISSDGLIVTNAHVVANKRGVRVKLTNGDTYHATVQNVDPAADIATIRISAKNPLPTLPLGRSCDVRQGEFVVAMGSPFALRNTITSGIISSVQRASKELGLSNSNMDYIQTDAAIDFGNSGGPLINLDGEVIGINTMKVTPGISFAIPSDRLRHFLDQAAKQSSWFGESETKRRYIGVMMLTLTPSIIAELKLRDPSFPDVTHGILIHRVIIGSPAHRSGLLPGDVVLEINRVKVKTSEEIYTAVRNSGKITMVVQRGEEQLQLEMTPEYTE
- the LOC133168883 gene encoding serine protease HTRA2, mitochondrial-like isoform X1; the encoded protein is MATTAAVVSRRILAAFRTHTWRNKEITGGRWVSTVSLTTDHGGASDKTQLDLGAPTWDRKRGDDRSHSCLLKSLSLGLGLCASVALLDGREEGGPVSEPKSRGVLERILLSADCASPFKPDTPRYKYNFIADVVEKSTPAVVYIEIVGRHPFSGREVAVSNGSGFIISSDGLIVTNAHVVANKRGVRVKLTNGDTYHATVQNVDPAADIATIRISAKNPLPTLPLGRSCDVRQGEFVVAMGSPFALRNTITSGIISSVQRASKELGLSNSNMDYIQTDAAIDVSAQAMMTLVYCISVLLPMFVLQFGNSGGPLINLDGEVIGINTMKVTPGISFAIPSDRLRHFLDQAAKQSSWFGESETKRRYIGVMMLTLTPSIIAELKLRDPSFPDVTHGILIHRVIIGSPAHRSGLLPGDVVLEINRVKVKTSEEIYTAVRNSGKITMVVQRGEEQLQLEMTPEYTE